From Pseudothermotoga thermarum DSM 5069, a single genomic window includes:
- the trpB gene encoding tryptophan synthase subunit beta codes for MNRYFGRFGGMYAPETLMPALLEIEKQFCELINREDFLNEYNYYLKYYVGRPSPLYYAKNLSNYLNVKIYLKREDLNHTGAHKINNCIGQALLAKYMKKTRLIAETGAGQHGVATATVAALFGMECEIFMGEEDAKRQFHNVQRMKMLGSKVRIVSKGSKTLKDAINEAMRDWSETFEYTFYVFGTAAGPHPFPTIVKYFQSVVGREAKQQILELEGRLPDYVFACVGGGSNAIGIFSAFIDDPQVKLVGVEGAGEGVETKRTAATLCSGSVGILHGAKTYVLQDEEGQIQITHSISAGLDYPGVGPEHAYLKEIGRVEYVGIRDEEAVEAFLLLTRLEGIIPALESSHALAEVIKRAKAGFFKPSDVVIVNLSGRGDKDINTVLKWKGDEV; via the coding sequence ATGAACAGGTACTTTGGAAGATTTGGTGGTATGTACGCACCTGAAACGTTGATGCCAGCACTTTTGGAAATCGAAAAACAGTTCTGCGAACTTATAAACAGAGAGGATTTTCTAAACGAGTACAATTATTATCTCAAATACTATGTTGGTAGACCTTCTCCGCTTTATTACGCGAAAAACTTAAGCAACTATCTCAACGTAAAGATCTACCTAAAAAGGGAAGATTTGAACCACACTGGAGCTCACAAAATCAACAATTGCATTGGACAAGCTTTACTTGCAAAGTACATGAAAAAAACTAGATTGATTGCTGAAACCGGTGCAGGACAACATGGTGTTGCAACCGCTACAGTCGCTGCACTGTTCGGTATGGAGTGTGAGATATTCATGGGTGAGGAAGATGCAAAAAGACAATTTCACAACGTTCAAAGGATGAAGATGCTTGGAAGCAAGGTGCGAATCGTCAGCAAGGGAAGTAAAACTTTGAAGGATGCCATAAACGAAGCGATGCGCGATTGGAGCGAAACTTTTGAGTACACTTTCTACGTCTTTGGTACGGCGGCTGGGCCACATCCGTTTCCAACGATAGTGAAATACTTTCAAAGTGTAGTTGGAAGAGAGGCAAAACAACAAATACTTGAATTGGAAGGAAGGCTTCCCGACTATGTATTTGCCTGTGTTGGAGGAGGATCGAATGCGATAGGAATTTTTTCCGCGTTCATAGATGATCCGCAGGTGAAACTCGTCGGAGTTGAGGGGGCGGGTGAAGGAGTTGAAACAAAGAGAACTGCCGCCACTCTTTGCAGTGGTTCTGTTGGGATTTTACATGGAGCAAAAACGTACGTTCTACAGGATGAAGAAGGACAAATTCAGATTACCCATTCCATTTCAGCTGGTCTTGACTATCCTGGAGTTGGACCTGAGCACGCTTATTTAAAAGAGATTGGGAGAGTTGAATACGTTGGGATTCGTGATGAAGAAGCGGTAGAAGCCTTCCTGCTTTTAACAAGGTTGGAGGGAATAATTCCTGCACTTGAAAGTAGTCATGCTTTAGCGGAAGTCATAAAAAGAGCTAAGGCGGGATTTTTTAAACCTTCAGATGTTGTGATTGTCAATTTGTCTGGAAGAGGGGATAAAGATATTAACACTGTACTTAAGTGGAAAGGTGATGAAGTATGA
- the trpD gene encoding anthranilate phosphoribosyltransferase — MLTEALEAVTNRKNLDYESVRRIIDTILDQELDEIKFGAFLAALKTKGETVDEILAFIDAFYEKARKLNYHHPLTVDTCGTGGDGKGTFNISTASAIVLSCFDVKVAKHGNRSVTSQSGSADVLEKLGIDIFADEERILEGLEKHNFAFLFAPLYHPAMKKVANLRKALGIRTVFNILGPLLNPVSLNYQIVGTFSFEVQDKVAAILRGRRKRAAVVHSFDGLDEVSVCQKTRVLEVVNDEIKEYNLDPKDFGINFEIEAIKGSTPEENAKILLKIFEKEKSPYFWAVVLNCGLALYICELARDVQEGISLASKMIETGKAKSKLKDLLTFYKPRG; from the coding sequence ATGCTCACCGAAGCGCTTGAAGCGGTGACAAACAGGAAGAATCTTGATTACGAATCTGTGAGACGAATTATAGATACTATCCTGGACCAAGAACTAGATGAGATAAAATTTGGTGCTTTTCTTGCGGCTTTAAAAACAAAAGGTGAAACCGTGGATGAAATTCTTGCCTTCATAGATGCCTTTTACGAAAAAGCCCGAAAACTTAACTATCATCATCCTTTAACTGTTGATACCTGTGGAACCGGTGGGGATGGAAAGGGTACTTTCAACATTTCAACCGCTTCGGCGATTGTTTTAAGCTGTTTTGATGTTAAAGTTGCAAAACATGGAAACAGAAGTGTTACAAGCCAATCCGGTTCTGCCGATGTTCTGGAAAAACTTGGCATCGACATATTTGCCGATGAAGAAAGAATTTTGGAAGGCCTTGAGAAACACAACTTTGCCTTCTTGTTCGCACCACTTTATCATCCGGCGATGAAAAAGGTGGCTAACCTTAGGAAAGCACTTGGGATAAGAACAGTTTTCAACATCCTTGGTCCACTTCTGAATCCCGTTTCGTTGAACTATCAAATTGTTGGAACATTCAGTTTTGAGGTTCAAGACAAGGTGGCGGCAATATTGAGAGGAAGAAGAAAAAGGGCTGCTGTTGTGCATAGCTTCGATGGTTTAGACGAAGTTTCCGTTTGCCAAAAAACAAGGGTATTGGAGGTGGTAAACGATGAGATAAAAGAGTATAACCTTGATCCAAAGGATTTTGGGATCAACTTTGAGATCGAAGCTATCAAAGGTTCTACGCCAGAGGAAAATGCAAAGATTCTTTTGAAAATCTTTGAAAAAGAAAAGTCACCGTACTTTTGGGCGGTCGTGTTGAACTGTGGACTGGCTTTGTACATTTGCGAACTGGCAAGAGATGTTCAAGAGGGAATAAGCCTTGCCTCAAAAATGATCGAAACTGGAAAAGCTAAATCAAAGCTCAAAGACCTTTTGACATTCTACAAACCAAGAGGGTGA
- the trpC gene encoding indole-3-glycerol phosphate synthase TrpC yields MSVLAKILKHKRQEVEKFKQLLPIIEIEKIAFEKASNDFGQNKFKEIYKREKFYVIGEIKRSSPSEGVINDKVDVKNLAKTYETLGFFAVSVLTDHKFFNGSEEDLIQIKQTVSIPVLRKEFIIDLWQVYQTKLLNADAALLITKALSDDELSRYIRTFEFLNIVPLVEVENESEIEKALKAGAKVIGINNRNLNDLTVDVRKTERLLKYIPKEIVVISESGIKTKQDFRYIRSLGVDGCLIGTAFMRSCNPLDIVGE; encoded by the coding sequence ATGAGTGTTCTGGCGAAAATCTTGAAACACAAAAGGCAGGAAGTGGAAAAGTTCAAACAACTTCTACCAATTATCGAGATCGAGAAAATTGCATTTGAAAAAGCAAGTAACGATTTTGGGCAAAACAAATTCAAGGAAATTTACAAAAGAGAGAAGTTCTACGTGATTGGTGAGATAAAAAGATCGTCTCCTTCGGAGGGTGTTATCAACGATAAGGTGGATGTAAAAAACTTGGCAAAGACCTACGAGACTTTGGGATTTTTCGCCGTTTCAGTGTTAACTGACCACAAGTTTTTCAACGGTTCGGAGGAAGATTTGATTCAAATCAAGCAGACTGTTTCTATACCGGTTCTTCGAAAGGAGTTCATAATCGATCTATGGCAGGTTTACCAAACCAAACTTTTGAATGCTGATGCGGCATTACTCATTACAAAGGCACTTTCCGATGATGAGCTGTCGAGGTACATAAGAACCTTTGAATTTCTCAACATTGTGCCGCTGGTTGAGGTTGAAAATGAAAGTGAGATCGAAAAAGCTTTGAAGGCAGGAGCAAAGGTAATAGGCATAAACAACAGAAATTTGAACGACTTGACTGTCGATGTGAGAAAAACTGAGAGGTTGTTGAAGTATATCCCAAAGGAAATAGTTGTGATAAGCGAAAGTGGTATCAAAACGAAACAAGATTTTCGTTACATAAGATCACTTGGTGTCGATGGGTGTTTGATAGGCACGGCTTTCATGAGATCGTGTAACCCACTTGACATAGTGGGTGAATGA
- a CDS encoding anthranilate synthase component I family protein, with the protein MLKLSGLEINLPSFKSCYIENCDVANIDFDRLNTEFFFFESSKLKALCMDKLLRVLVFQDRIEISSQEKKKVIHDDPLSIFDQILDFLIEKNAFVVCQFNYDAVNLLEDIYSTDEPCIIVDLYGKNLLFDKTSGLCEFITLERVKETDFLKLEKYSESVSKCKSKVIYATPKDYYIDIVKQAKEDIRNGEIFQIVLSQIVLVESDISTSQLFYQMRKINPSEYSIVINENNRQVICFSPETLLTKKGNIVKTFPIAGTYRIKPQDDVEQKKLEILTDKKEMSEHVMLVDLARNDLGRISKPGSVKVEEYLKIKQLYNLIHVYSVVCGELEEKSITKVILSTFPAGTLTGAPKVRAMQLIEKYEKQRRGLYGGAIGYIFKDEFDLAIAIRMAIKNKENNVFRLQSGAGIVNLSIPENEYQECLTKLRAFFTVMGVNEDDIAH; encoded by the coding sequence ATGTTGAAACTGAGCGGTTTAGAAATCAACTTACCATCATTTAAATCCTGTTACATTGAAAATTGTGATGTTGCAAATATCGATTTTGATCGTTTGAATACTGAATTTTTCTTCTTCGAATCATCCAAGTTAAAGGCTTTGTGTATGGACAAATTACTTCGTGTCCTGGTTTTTCAAGACAGGATAGAAATTAGTAGTCAAGAGAAGAAAAAAGTCATTCACGATGATCCACTATCAATTTTTGACCAGATTTTGGATTTTTTGATAGAAAAAAATGCCTTTGTTGTATGTCAGTTCAACTACGACGCAGTGAATTTGCTTGAGGACATTTATTCAACTGATGAACCATGCATAATCGTTGATCTTTATGGGAAAAACCTTTTGTTTGACAAAACCTCTGGTTTGTGTGAGTTTATAACGCTTGAAAGGGTGAAAGAAACTGATTTTTTGAAATTAGAAAAGTATTCTGAAAGTGTTTCAAAGTGCAAAAGTAAGGTGATTTATGCTACGCCAAAGGATTACTACATAGATATCGTCAAACAAGCAAAAGAAGATATCAGAAACGGCGAAATCTTTCAAATTGTTCTTTCTCAAATAGTTTTGGTCGAAAGTGATATATCCACCAGCCAATTGTTTTACCAGATGAGAAAGATAAATCCCTCAGAATACAGCATTGTGATAAACGAGAACAACAGACAAGTTATATGCTTCTCTCCTGAGACACTTTTGACGAAGAAGGGCAACATCGTAAAAACCTTTCCCATAGCCGGAACTTACCGAATAAAACCTCAGGATGATGTCGAGCAAAAAAAGCTGGAAATTTTGACTGACAAGAAGGAGATGAGTGAACACGTCATGCTCGTAGATTTGGCAAGAAATGATCTTGGAAGAATATCCAAACCTGGAAGCGTAAAAGTTGAAGAATATCTGAAGATAAAGCAACTTTACAACCTCATACACGTGTATTCGGTTGTCTGTGGAGAGCTTGAGGAAAAAAGTATTACAAAGGTTATACTTTCTACCTTTCCAGCAGGTACGCTCACCGGTGCACCAAAGGTTAGAGCAATGCAATTGATTGAAAAATACGAAAAGCAAAGAAGAGGCCTTTATGGTGGGGCGATTGGTTACATCTTCAAAGACGAGTTTGACTTAGCGATAGCGATAAGGATGGCTATTAAAAACAAGGAAAACAACGTTTTTCGGCTTCAAAGTGGTGCAGGAATTGTGAACTTATCAATACCGGAAAACGAATATCAAGAATGCCTGACAAAGCTAAGGGCATTCTTCACCGTGATGGGGGTGAACGAGGATGATATTGCTCATTGA
- the aroQ gene encoding type II 3-dehydroquinate dehydratase, with the protein MNILVIHGPNLNLLGIREPHVYGRTTLEEINQMIQERARQRNVTVKIVQYSSEGDIIDEIHRAREWADGIVINPGAYTHYSIAIRDALSAVNLPTVEVHISNIFKREKFRHKSVISPVVDGVISGLGYLGYLYAIDYLVDRKKLG; encoded by the coding sequence ATGAACATATTGGTGATCCATGGACCGAATTTGAACTTGTTGGGCATCAGGGAACCTCATGTTTATGGAAGAACAACTCTTGAAGAGATCAACCAAATGATACAAGAAAGGGCAAGACAAAGAAATGTAACTGTGAAGATTGTTCAATATTCTTCAGAAGGCGATATCATCGACGAAATTCATCGCGCGAGGGAATGGGCTGACGGTATAGTCATAAATCCAGGCGCTTATACCCATTACAGCATAGCGATAAGGGATGCTTTGAGTGCCGTTAACCTTCCCACGGTTGAAGTCCACATTTCAAACATATTCAAAAGAGAAAAATTTCGACACAAGTCGGTGATAAGCCCGGTTGTGGATGGAGTTATAAGTGGCCTTGGATATCTTGGATACCTTTATGCCATCGATTATCTTGTGGATCGGAAAAAGCTTGGCTAA
- the pheA gene encoding prephenate dehydratase, translating to MKILIYGVGKMGSFFKDFFIQRQYFVKGFDVDPSKNEVEDISDFDVIFVCTPMGQIKKALEHIKKDTRKNPLLVDVASVKGFSVPLFKESGFDFLSVHPLFGDEANVSLSHLIIVEESQREEAWQIIEEFKKEGALITKLSCEEHDKQMAKIQGISHFLLLCFASVYEDMGFSTRIYKALAKLAARVLKENWEMYHLIQKNAEEHRKQFVEKILEFNKAFEDKTMFEKIFLDLRNKLNDSAFSGLMLELSKLNEDYSNLQEMRYAISVIDEVILRLIEKRVEIAKKIAIKKMELQETIENTEVEEEKLAKIARKTKLNSWEVEKIFRQIMDVTKAEEYSLFGIKKTIALIGPKGSFSDEVAVKLVGSRLPLKYYTNVEEVMKAVENKEADYGIVPIENTIGGTVIPTLDALMLHDVEVFGETKLEVNHCLVAKKPIDFKNIKYIYSHPQAVSQCMNFITNYLPHAEIRYTSSTSDAAKVLDDFSAAIMSENAAKLNKLQVLRKGIQDLQERNITRFYLIRKRTGNTVGKITSLFFAVENKPGALKKVLDIFYAKGFNLRKLESRPSKILPGDYVFFTEVEANLSDEDIKELRQLTTFYRIVGRFDEISKLDAFSLEG from the coding sequence ATGAAAATCTTGATCTACGGTGTTGGAAAAATGGGATCTTTTTTCAAAGATTTTTTTATCCAACGTCAGTACTTTGTGAAAGGTTTTGACGTTGATCCTTCAAAAAACGAAGTTGAAGATATCTCAGATTTCGATGTGATTTTTGTTTGTACACCGATGGGACAAATAAAAAAAGCGCTTGAACACATCAAAAAGGATACGAGAAAGAACCCGCTCTTGGTGGATGTTGCCTCGGTGAAAGGCTTTTCCGTGCCTTTGTTCAAAGAAAGCGGTTTTGATTTTCTCAGTGTTCATCCTTTGTTTGGTGATGAGGCCAATGTATCTCTATCGCACTTGATAATCGTAGAAGAATCGCAGAGAGAGGAAGCATGGCAAATAATTGAAGAGTTTAAAAAAGAAGGAGCTTTGATAACCAAGCTTTCCTGCGAGGAACATGACAAGCAGATGGCGAAGATACAGGGAATAAGTCATTTCCTTTTGCTTTGTTTTGCCAGCGTTTACGAGGATATGGGTTTTTCGACCAGAATTTACAAAGCTTTGGCAAAACTGGCTGCAAGAGTTTTGAAAGAAAATTGGGAAATGTACCATCTGATTCAGAAAAACGCGGAAGAACACAGAAAGCAGTTTGTGGAAAAAATACTTGAATTCAACAAAGCCTTTGAGGACAAGACAATGTTTGAAAAGATATTTCTCGATTTAAGAAACAAATTGAATGATTCCGCTTTTAGCGGTTTAATGCTTGAACTTTCAAAACTGAACGAGGATTATTCAAATTTGCAGGAGATGAGGTATGCGATAAGCGTTATAGACGAAGTTATTCTAAGGTTGATTGAGAAAAGAGTTGAAATTGCAAAAAAGATAGCTATTAAGAAAATGGAACTACAGGAAACAATAGAAAATACAGAGGTAGAAGAAGAAAAACTTGCAAAAATTGCTCGCAAAACCAAGTTGAACTCTTGGGAAGTTGAGAAAATATTTCGTCAGATAATGGATGTCACAAAGGCTGAGGAATATTCTCTGTTTGGTATAAAAAAGACAATTGCTTTGATTGGACCGAAAGGTAGCTTTAGCGATGAAGTTGCGGTGAAACTTGTTGGATCAAGACTGCCGCTCAAATACTACACAAACGTTGAAGAAGTGATGAAAGCCGTTGAAAATAAAGAAGCAGATTATGGAATTGTACCGATAGAAAACACGATTGGTGGAACGGTTATTCCAACCCTCGATGCGCTGATGCTTCACGATGTTGAAGTATTTGGTGAAACAAAACTTGAGGTGAATCACTGTCTTGTAGCAAAGAAACCAATTGATTTTAAAAACATAAAGTACATATATTCACATCCACAGGCGGTGAGTCAGTGCATGAATTTCATAACCAACTACCTTCCTCACGCTGAGATAAGGTATACTTCTTCCACAAGCGATGCGGCAAAAGTGCTTGACGATTTTTCGGCAGCCATCATGTCGGAGAATGCAGCCAAACTCAACAAATTGCAAGTGTTGAGAAAGGGCATTCAAGACCTTCAGGAAAGAAACATCACCCGATTTTATTTGATAAGAAAAAGAACAGGAAACACTGTAGGAAAGATAACTTCACTCTTTTTCGCAGTTGAAAACAAGCCAGGTGCTTTGAAGAAAGTTCTCGATATCTTTTACGCTAAAGGATTTAACTTGAGAAAACTTGAATCACGGCCCTCAAAGATACTTCCAGGTGATTACGTGTTCTTCACCGAGGTAGAAGCCAACTTGAGCGACGAAGATATTAAAGAGTTGAGGCAGCTAACTACTTTCTATAGAATCGTTGGAAGATTTGATGAGATTTCCAAACTTGATGCTTTCTCGCTTGAAGGATGA
- a CDS encoding phosphoribosylanthranilate isomerase, which yields MLVKFCGLKRIEDIQMCNKLFPDMIGLIFAESPRKVDVELAEKILKVKGNFIKAVGVFKNQSVFDVLKIAKRLGLDFVQLHGEEDLEYVKFLRQEGVSVIKAVEISSEEDLRKAEKYVNLVNFVLLDRPKGSDLDITQIAKLAKFPYIIAGGITLENLDKFLALSPVGIDISSGIETNGLKDYKKMKGIIERVKPLRNGGLG from the coding sequence ATGTTGGTGAAATTCTGTGGGCTAAAGCGCATTGAAGATATCCAAATGTGTAACAAACTTTTTCCGGATATGATCGGCTTAATCTTTGCAGAAAGTCCAAGAAAAGTGGATGTAGAACTTGCAGAAAAAATTCTTAAAGTTAAAGGTAATTTTATAAAAGCCGTTGGGGTATTTAAAAACCAAAGTGTGTTTGATGTTCTAAAAATCGCCAAACGTTTGGGTTTGGATTTTGTGCAACTACATGGTGAAGAGGACCTTGAATACGTGAAATTTTTAAGGCAAGAAGGTGTAAGCGTCATCAAAGCTGTGGAGATAAGTTCTGAGGAAGATTTGAGAAAGGCCGAAAAATACGTGAATTTGGTAAACTTTGTACTTCTTGACAGACCAAAAGGTAGCGATTTGGACATAACACAAATAGCCAAACTTGCGAAGTTTCCTTACATTATCGCCGGCGGAATAACTTTGGAAAATTTGGACAAATTTTTGGCTTTGAGCCCTGTGGGAATAGACATCAGTTCCGGTATAGAAACCAACGGCCTAAAAGATTATAAGAAAATGAAAGGCATAATTGAGCGCGTAAAACCTTTGAGAAATGGGGGATTAGGATGA
- the aroB gene encoding 3-dehydroquinate synthase, translated as MKKSVVLCGLSGSGKTTVGKILAEKLGWFFIDTDQLVEDTTSMDIPKIFQIYGEEGFRQFEKQMVEKVCKLQNVVISIGAGAVTKNENVDLLKKNCVVVFLNAPIDILVARLENDSSRPLLNSANTSEKRNKLEVLQKQREPIYRQIADITVDASLQPEKIAREIARKLESYGLEERNLDIEGEIITVKTQTTSYNVRIGYNITKDSVIDFLKKRMPSKVAVVTNPLLNQIIAKKMVEELNKEGIESYVILIEDSEERKSPETLFKIIDEFAKFGLDRESFVVAVGGGVIGDVTGFAAAIYMRGIKWIYVPTTMLAQVDSSIGGKVAVNYGEKKNFLGSFHQPSFVVTDTKFLEILPNEIFTEGLAEVVKSAVIDGKKFFNYLAQNVSKILERDPKVVFDVVSFCVKLKGKIVEQDEKDLGLRMVLNLGHTFGHAIEACLNYQISHAKAVSVGLVLETMLSHLMGYADLSTKDRIENVLNSLGLPTSPRQIELSSVRDLLKYMKFDKKAARGKLRFTIPFKIGDVRVIECDPSEVKNLIEQMEGVLS; from the coding sequence GTGAAAAAAAGCGTAGTTTTGTGCGGTTTATCCGGTAGCGGAAAGACAACTGTTGGAAAAATTCTTGCGGAAAAACTGGGATGGTTTTTCATCGATACAGATCAACTAGTTGAAGATACAACCTCTATGGATATTCCAAAGATATTCCAAATTTACGGTGAGGAAGGTTTTAGGCAATTTGAGAAACAGATGGTGGAAAAAGTTTGCAAGCTTCAAAATGTCGTGATATCCATTGGGGCAGGTGCCGTCACGAAGAATGAAAACGTTGATCTTTTGAAAAAGAATTGTGTAGTGGTTTTCCTCAATGCTCCGATAGACATTCTTGTGGCACGACTTGAGAATGATTCATCAAGACCTCTTCTCAATTCTGCAAATACATCTGAAAAGAGGAACAAACTTGAAGTTCTTCAAAAACAACGAGAACCGATTTACAGACAAATAGCCGATATCACTGTGGATGCGAGCTTGCAACCCGAGAAAATAGCACGGGAAATTGCTAGAAAACTGGAAAGCTACGGATTGGAGGAAAGAAATTTAGACATTGAAGGGGAAATCATAACTGTAAAAACTCAAACCACAAGTTATAACGTTAGAATAGGATACAACATAACAAAAGATTCCGTGATCGACTTTTTGAAAAAAAGAATGCCTTCAAAAGTTGCGGTTGTAACCAACCCTCTTTTGAACCAAATCATTGCAAAGAAAATGGTAGAAGAATTGAACAAAGAAGGGATCGAGTCATACGTGATATTGATAGAGGACAGTGAAGAGAGAAAATCACCGGAAACTTTGTTTAAGATAATAGATGAATTTGCAAAATTTGGCTTGGATCGAGAGTCGTTTGTTGTCGCCGTTGGCGGTGGAGTAATAGGGGATGTGACAGGCTTTGCGGCTGCCATATACATGAGAGGGATAAAATGGATTTATGTCCCCACGACAATGCTTGCCCAAGTTGATTCGAGCATAGGAGGAAAGGTTGCAGTTAACTATGGAGAGAAAAAGAATTTTCTTGGGTCCTTCCATCAACCGAGTTTTGTGGTGACAGACACAAAGTTTTTGGAAATATTACCCAATGAAATTTTCACCGAAGGGTTGGCGGAAGTCGTTAAATCAGCCGTAATCGATGGAAAAAAGTTTTTCAACTATTTGGCTCAAAACGTTTCAAAAATCCTTGAAAGAGATCCAAAAGTGGTTTTTGACGTGGTTTCTTTCTGCGTAAAATTGAAAGGGAAAATCGTAGAACAGGATGAAAAGGACTTAGGACTTAGAATGGTGTTGAACTTAGGACATACCTTTGGTCATGCAATAGAAGCTTGTTTGAATTACCAAATAAGCCACGCAAAGGCAGTCTCAGTTGGCCTTGTTTTAGAAACAATGCTTTCACACTTGATGGGGTATGCCGATCTTTCAACAAAAGATCGTATAGAGAATGTTTTGAACTCCCTTGGGCTTCCGACCTCTCCAAGACAAATAGAGCTATCGAGCGTAAGAGATCTTTTGAAATACATGAAATTCGACAAAAAAGCTGCTCGTGGGAAATTGAGATTTACCATACCTTTTAAAATAGGGGATGTCAGGGTAATTGAATGTGACCCTTCTGAAGTAAAGAATTTGATCGAGCAAATGGAGGGAGTTTTATCATGA
- the trpA gene encoding tryptophan synthase subunit alpha: MNLIEEKFDQLKEKGEKAFIGYVTFGYPSFVETLDFINIVYSYVDILEIGFPFSDPIADGEIIQKASVKALSEGVKLNDLFRSLGHIKKDKPIVLMLYANLVHRMGEDNFYKLCELNGVDGIIIPDVPYEESFQFRQAADKHHVVYIDLVSVSSLERAKTIAIKSQGFLYCVSRKGVTGFKGEMDDKLHIFLKELRKVTTTPLVVGFGIKNTNDVLKIKDLVDGVVIGSAIIAKMDEGKEQLENFLKEIRYVLKN; this comes from the coding sequence ATGAACTTGATAGAGGAAAAATTTGACCAACTTAAAGAAAAAGGCGAAAAAGCGTTCATCGGTTATGTCACGTTTGGCTATCCATCGTTCGTTGAAACGTTGGATTTCATAAACATTGTTTATTCTTACGTTGACATTTTGGAAATAGGTTTTCCATTCTCAGATCCAATAGCAGATGGCGAGATAATTCAAAAAGCATCGGTTAAAGCTCTTTCAGAAGGTGTCAAGTTGAACGACCTTTTCAGAAGCTTAGGTCACATCAAGAAAGATAAACCGATCGTGTTGATGTTGTATGCCAACCTTGTTCACAGAATGGGCGAGGATAACTTTTACAAACTTTGTGAGTTGAACGGAGTTGATGGAATAATAATTCCGGATGTACCTTATGAGGAGAGTTTTCAATTCAGGCAAGCTGCTGACAAGCATCATGTAGTTTACATAGATCTTGTTTCTGTATCTTCTCTTGAAAGGGCAAAAACGATAGCAATCAAAAGTCAAGGTTTTCTTTACTGCGTATCGAGAAAAGGTGTAACAGGCTTTAAAGGAGAGATGGATGACAAACTTCACATTTTTCTTAAGGAGCTCAGGAAAGTTACAACCACTCCGTTGGTGGTTGGTTTTGGTATTAAAAATACAAACGATGTTTTGAAGATCAAAGACCTTGTTGACGGAGTTGTCATCGGAAGCGCAATAATTGCGAAAATGGATGAGGGTAAAGAACAGCTTGAGAATTTCTTAAAGGAAATTAGGTATGTTTTGAAAAATTGA
- a CDS encoding anthranilate synthase component II yields MILLIDNYDSFTFNLYQMIAVKTKVVVFRNDKISIDTIRKLKPSGIVISPGPGSPKDAGISKEVVQNFAGIIPILGVCLGHQVIGECFDGKIVHAKEIYHGMKSQIRLLEAGKKSRLFKSVPETFSAGRYHSLVVEKSASLKKLKIAAVSEDEEIMALVNDKLKIYGIQFHPESILTTVGETIIDNFLEICYEGVKMHAHRSA; encoded by the coding sequence ATGATATTGCTCATTGACAACTACGATTCGTTTACTTTCAATCTTTATCAAATGATTGCCGTCAAAACGAAGGTGGTTGTGTTCAGAAACGACAAAATTTCAATTGACACAATAAGAAAACTTAAACCATCTGGTATAGTGATCTCACCTGGTCCAGGTAGTCCAAAAGACGCGGGAATAAGCAAGGAGGTTGTTCAGAATTTTGCTGGAATCATTCCAATTCTTGGTGTATGCCTTGGTCATCAAGTCATTGGAGAGTGCTTCGACGGCAAAATTGTTCACGCAAAAGAGATTTACCATGGCATGAAGTCGCAAATCAGGTTGTTAGAAGCTGGCAAGAAAAGTCGTTTGTTCAAATCGGTTCCTGAAACATTTTCTGCAGGTCGATACCACTCACTTGTTGTTGAGAAATCTGCTTCTTTGAAGAAACTCAAGATTGCCGCAGTCAGTGAAGATGAGGAAATAATGGCTCTTGTGAACGACAAACTCAAAATCTACGGAATACAGTTTCACCCAGAGTCAATACTCACCACAGTTGGCGAAACGATCATTGATAATTTTCTCGAAATTTGTTACGAGGGGGTAAAGATGCATGCTCACCGAAGCGCTTGA